The following are encoded together in the Lactuca sativa cultivar Salinas chromosome 1, Lsat_Salinas_v11, whole genome shotgun sequence genome:
- the LOC111887889 gene encoding G-type lectin S-receptor-like serine/threonine-protein kinase LECRK3, whose translation MVKNCHYKERNHKDQSLFSAHKRLVALFVDSKSLSVDLKATILLFITSSFHHCCPSLHQFHMAPAQLLLVFLTIVLRFVSAQQNDGSVSVGASLTATSNLKPWLSSSGEFAFGFQQVKGTDNFLLSIWYDKIPDKTIIWYPEEGRMVPTGSKVELLRESGLVLTDPQGTEVWRSGSISGVASGFMNDTGNFVVFGGNSRKLWGSYDFPANTLLPTQVMERGGGMNSTISDANFSGGRFQLRLLPDGNLVLNTRDTLSGNTYDAYYISGTYDDSNSTNSGKQVIFDATGYMYILRRNGQRFDLTPRGSLPSGDYYHRATLDSDGVFRQYYFPKNPTSNTTWKVIWFVPDNICVDINDDSNTGACGFNNVCSFDGNQPNCECPQGFSLLDPNNPSGDCKPHFTPTCDEVGSNNGEDMFDFIELDNTDWPFSDYVHMNPSNENTCKSSCLEDCFCAVAIYRDTQCWKKKLPLSNGRKVASANVKAFIKYRIGDQPLKNPLGLPGKNKDRRTLIVVGSVLLGTSVFVIFVLTGVICVGFFVIYKKKPINTYSIRKAVETNLPSFTYQELVEATDGFKDELGKGGFGIVYKGVIGKKIVAVKKLNTVVHDSDKEFKTEVDTIAKTHHKNLVQLLGYCDEGDQRLLVYEYMSNGTLAMFLFGDSRPTWRQRSHIAVGIAKGLAYLHEECSTQIIHCDIKPQNILLDDYFNAKISDFGMAKLLMLNQSHTNTGIRGTKGYLAPEWFRNTPVTVKVDVYSFGVLLLEIISCRKSLVFESDDEGMVVLTDLAWDCYQEGRLEAFVENDMEALNDHKKLATFVMVGLWCVQENSSLRPTMRKVNQMLEGGIEVVEPPCPYSSFSVTNY comes from the coding sequence ATGGTCAAGAATTGTCATTACAAGGAAAGGAACCATAAAGACCAATCTTTATTTTCTGCCCACAAGAGACTTGTTGCATTATTTGTAGACTCAAAAAGTCTTTCTGTTGACCTTAAAGCAACGATCTTATTATTCATTACATCCTCATTCCATCATTGTTGTCCATCATTGCACCAATTTCATATGGCTCCAGCCCAATTGCTACTCGTCTTTCTAACTATTGTCCTACGTTTCGTATCTGCACAACAGAATGATGGTTCTGTATCTGTTGGTGCATCACTCACAGCCACATCCAATCTCAAACCATGGCTTTCATCTTCCGGTGAATTTGCCTTTGGGTTCCAACAAGTTAAAGGGACCGATAATTTCCTGTTATCCATATGGTATGACAAGATACCTGACAAGACGATCATCTGGTATCCAGAAGAAGGTCGGATGGTGCCTACAGGATCCAAAGTTGAGCTACTTCGTGAAAGTGGACTCGTACTCACGGATCCTCAGGGCACAGAGGTATGGAGATCTGGATCCATTTCCGGTGTTGCATCAGGTTTTATGAATGATACAGGTAACTTCGTGGTTTTTGGTGGCAATTCTCGCAAGTTATGGGGTAGTTATGATTTTCCAGCAAACACCCTGTTGCCTACTCAGGTTATGGAGAGAGGTGGAGGGATGAATTCAACAATCAGTGATGCTAACTTCTCTGGTGGACGATTCCAGTTACGTCTGCTTCCAGATGGGAATCTTGTTCTTAACACTCGAGATACACTTTCAGGTAATACTTATGATGCTTACTATATCAGTGGCACATATGATGATTCTAATTCAACAAATTCCGGTAAACAAGTGATCTTTGATGCAACGGGATACATGTATATATTGAGAAGAAATGGCCAACGATTTGATCTTACTCCAAGAGGGTCACTTCCTTCTGGAGATTATTATCACAGAGCTACTCTAGACTCTGATGGGGTTTTTCGCCAATATTACTTCCCGAAGAATCCCACCTCCAATACAACTTGGAAAGTTATATGGTTCGTGCCAGATAAcatatgtgtggatataaatgaTGATTCGAACACTGGAGCTTGTGGGTTTAACAACGTTTGCAGTTTTGATGGTAACCAGCCAAACTGTGAATGCCCACAGGGTTTCTCATTGCTTGATCCAAATAATCCCAGTGGTGATTGCAAGCCTCATTTCACTCCAACATGTGATGAAGTTGGCTCCAATAATGGGGAAGACATGTTTGATTTCATCGAGCTCGATAATACTGATTGGCCATTTTCAGACTACGTGCACATGAACCCAAGTAATGAAAACACCTGTAAAAGTTCCTGCCTCGAAGATTGTTTCTGTGCTGTTGCAATATATAGGGACACCCAATGTTGGAAGAAGAAGCTTCCACTTTCTAACGGGAGGAAGGTTGCTTCAGCTAATGTTAAGGCGTTCATTAAATACCGTATAGGCGATCAACCTCTTAAAAACCCTCTTGGGCTTCCTGGAAAAAATAAAGATCGAAGAACTCTGATAGTTGTCGGATCGGTTCTCCTAGGTACTTCAGTATTTGTCATCTTTGTATTGACTGGTGTGATTTGTGTGGGTTTCTTTGTAATCTACAAGAAGAAGCCCATAAACACATATTCAATTCGTAAAGCTGTGGAAACCAATCTGCCTTCTTTTACGTATCAAGAACTAGTTGAAGCTACAGACGGATTCAAAGATGAATTGGGAAAGGGGGGTTTTGGGATAGTCTATAAAGGTGTAATAGGAAAAAAGATCGTAGCTGTGAAGAAGTTGAATACTGTAGTTCATGATAGTGATAAGGAATTCAAAACGGAGGTTGACACCATTGCAAAAACTCATCATAAAAATTTGGTACAGCTTCTTGGGTATTGTGATGAAGGTGATCAGCGACTATTGGTTTATGAGTACATGAGCAATGGCACTTTGGCGATGTTTCTTTTTGGGGACTCAAGACCGACATGGAGACAGAGGAGTCATATTGCTGTTGGGATTGCTAAGGGACTCGCATACCTTCATGAAGAGTGTAGCACCCAGATCATTCACTGTGACATAAAGCCTCAGAATATACTTCTTGATGACTACTTCAATGCCAAGATTTCTGACTTTGGAATGGCAAAACTTTTGATGTTGAATCAAAGTCATACGAACACTGGAATAAGAGGAACAAAAGGTTATCTTGCTCCTGAATGGTTTAGGAACACACCTGTCACAGTAAAGGTTGATGTCTATAGCTTTGGTGTGTTGCTTCTAGAGATCATTTCATGCCGAAAGAGCTTGGTGTTTGAGAGCGATGATGAAGGGATGGTGGTTTTAACTGATCTTGCATGGGATTGCTATCAAGAAGGTCGGCTGGAGGCATTTGTTGAGAATGATATGGAGGCCTTAAATGACCACAAAAAACTTGCAACATTTGTGATGGTTGGTCTTTGGTGTGTACAAGAAAACTCGTCATTGAGGCCTACCATGAGGAAGGTCAACCAGATGCTTGAGGGAGGAATTGAAGTGGTGGAACCTCCATGTCCATACAGCTCTTTCTCTGTTACCAATTACTAA
- the LOC111887861 gene encoding uncharacterized protein LOC111887861, with the protein MKSGNYTTIDNQNVSGSVPVKLLLLFFNCVFITLILDLNPNLFVDSTLQTFPPFGTQGKILGASGPPRDADDTFSKPVSGSSVAQQSSGWFKVFTVAAYQPYFDVDTSDVLERIKDSLLPFGGSFNEKTASNPDL; encoded by the exons ATGAAGTCCGGAAATTACACAACCATTGACAACCAGAATGTTTCTGGATCTGTTCCTGTAAAACTTCTTCTCCTCTTCTTCAATTGTGTTTTCATCACTTTGATACTAGATCTGAACCCTAATTTATTCGTTG ATTCAACTCTCCAAACCTTTCCCCCATTTGGAACACAAGGCAAGATCTTAGGCGCTTCTGGACCTCCCCGCGATGCTGATG ATACATTCTCAAAGCCAGTATCTGGTTCATCAGTAGCACAACAAAGTAGTGGTTGGTTCAAGGTATTCACAGTTGCTGCTTACCAGCCTTACTTTGATGTTGACACATCCGATGTTTTAGAAAGAATCAAAGATTCCCTCTTGCCCTTTGGAGGAAGCTTCAATGAAAAAACCGCTAGCAACCCAGACTTGTAA
- the LOC111887860 gene encoding G-type lectin S-receptor-like serine/threonine-protein kinase LECRK3 has product MNDTGKFVIFGSNSRKIWDSFDYPADTLLPSQVIERGGGMNSTISATNFSGGRFQLRLLQDGNLLLNTRNILSGNPLVDYYRSGTSDDSNSSTSGERVIFDATGYMYILRRNGERLYLTQRGSVPSGDYYHRATLDSDGVFRQYYYPKNSTGNASWEVVLYIPDNICEDIRGNIDSGACGFNNVCNLQDGRPNCKCPRGFSIVNPDDPNGDCKPDFTPSCYHEGRFDNGGDMLGFIELNNTDWVFSDYGNLDPSSEQTCKSICLEDCFCAVAIYRDAKCWKKRLPLSNGIMGATDNVKAFVKYRIAEGPFQNPHRLPRERKDQTSLVLVVSVLLGTSVFVIFVLIGVICVGFFVIYKKKPRNTYPISKAVETNLPPFTYQELVEATDGFKDELGKGGFGIVYKGVIGKKIVAVKKFNTVVHDSDKEFKTEVDSIVKTHHKNLVQLLGYYNDGDQRLLVYEYMSNGTLAMFLFGDTRPTWRQRSYIAVGIAKGLVYLHEECSTQIIHCDIKPQNILLDDYFNAKISDFGLAKLLMMNQSHTNTGIRGTKGYVAPEWFRNTPITVKVDVYSFGVLLLEIVSCRKSLAFETDDEGVAVLTDLAWDCYQEGRLDAFVENDLEALNDHKKLATFVTVGLWCVQENSSLRPTMRKVIQMLEGVIDVAEPPCPCSLSITSY; this is encoded by the coding sequence ATGAATGATACAGGTAAGTTCGTAATTTTTGGTAGCAATTCTCGCAAGATATGGGATAGTTTTGATTATCCGGCAGACACACTGTTGCCTAGTCAGGTTATAGAGAGAGGTGGAGGGATGAATTCAACAATCAGTGCAACAAACTTTTCTGGTGGACGATTCCAGTTACGTCTGCTTCAAGATGGAAATCTTCTTCTTAATACTCGAAATATACTTTCAGGTAATCCTTTAGTTGATTACTATCGTAGTGGTACTAGTGATGACTCCAACTCATCAACTTCTGGCGAACGAGTGATCTTTGATGCAACGGGATACATGTATATTTTGAGAAGAAATGGCGAAAGGTTGTATCTTACTCAAAGAGGCTCAGTTCCTTCTGGAGATTATTATCACAGAGCTACTCTCGATTCTGATGGGGTCTTTAGACAATACTACTACCCTAAGAATTCCACTGGCAATGCAAGCTGGGAAGTTGTATTGTATATACCAGATAACATATGTGAGGACATCCGTGGGAATATAGATAGCGGAGCTTGTGGGTTTAACAATGTTTGCAACCTCCAAGATGGGCGGCCAAACTGTAAATGTCCACGGGGGTTCTCAATTGTTAATCCAGATGATCCAAATGGTGATTGCAAGCCAGATTTTACTCCAAGCTGTTATCATGAAGGTAGGTTTGATAATGGAGGAGACATGCTTGGTTTCATCGAGCTGAATAATACTGATTGGGTATTTTCAGACTATGGAAACTTGGATCCAAGTAGTGAACAGACCTGCAAAAGTATCTGCTTGGAAGATTGTTTTTGTGCTGTTGCAATATACAGGGACGCCAAATGCTGGAAGAAGAGACTTCCACTCTCTAACGGGATTATGGGTGCTACAGATAACGTGAAGGCGTTCGTGAAATACCGGATAGCTGAAGGTCCTTTTCAAAACCCTCATCGGCTTCCCAGAGAAAGAAAAGATCAAACAAGTTTGGTACTTGTGGTATCGGTCCTTTTAGGTACGTCTGTGTTTGTAATCTTTGTATTGATTGGTGTTATTTGTGTGGGTTTTTTTGTAATCTACAAGAAGAAGCCCAGAAACACATATCCAATTAGTAAAGCAGTTGAAACCAATCTGCCTCCTTTTACATATCAAGAACTAGTTGAAGCTACAGACGGATTCAAAGATGAATTGGGAAAGGGGGGTTTTGGGATAGTCTATAAAGGTGTGATAGGAAAAAAGATCGTAGCTGTGAAGAAGTTTAATACTGTAGTTCATGATAGTGATAAGGAATTCAAAACCGAGGTTGACAGCATTGTGAAAACTCATCATAAAAATTTAGTGCAGCTTCTTGGGTATTACAATGATGGTGATCAGCGCCTATTGGTTTATGAGTACATGAGCAATGGCACTTTGGCGATGTTCCTTTTCGGGGACACAAGACCTACATGGAGACAGAGGAGTTATATTGCTGTTGGGATTGCTAAGGGACTCGTATACCTTCATGAAGAGTGTAGCACCCAAATCATTCACTGTGACATAAAGCCTCAGAATATACTTCTTGATGACTACTTCAATGCTAAGATTTCTGACTTTGGATTGGCAAAACTTTTGATGATGAATCAAAGTCATACCAACACTGGAATAAGAGGAACAAAAGGATATGTTGCTCCTGAATGGTTTAGGAACACACCTATCACAGTAAAGGTTGATGTCTATAGCTTTGGTGTGTTGCTGCTAGAGATCGTTTCATGCCGAAAGAGCTTGGCTTTTGAGACTGATGATGAAGGGGTGGCGGTTTTAACTGATCTTGCATGGGATTGCTATCAAGAAGGTCGACTGGATGCATTTGTTGAGAATGATTTGGAGGCCTTAAATGACCACAAAAAACTTGCAACATTTGTGACGGTTGGTCTTTGGTGTGTACAAGAGAACTCGTCATTGAGGCCTACCATGAGGAAGGTCATCCAGATGCTTGAAGGAGTAATTGACGTGGCCGAACCTCCATGTCCATGCTCTCTTTCTATTACCAGTTACTGA